A single genomic interval of Asinibacterium sp. OR53 harbors:
- a CDS encoding TAT-variant-translocated molybdopterin oxidoreductase translates to MEQKKHWQSFGELNQSEAYNKDVKDEFREELPFVGDESKSFLDAKAPRRDFLKYLGFSTAAAAVAASCEMPVKKAIPFANKPEDIVPGVSNYYATTYVQDGDVVSVLAKVRDGRPIKIEGNELSPITQGGTSARAQASVLDLYDTARLRFPTIDGKEVTFEAIDKAVAASLNGPVVVLTSTVVSPSTKEAINQLLAKYPGSRHVTYDAVSYSALLLANEASYGVRGIPSYRFDKAKAIVSLDADFLGTWLSPVEFAKQYATGKKINEKNPEMSKHIHFESLASLTGSNADEKYLHRPSETGAVAVALLNAVNGQGATGISDAKLKAAIEKAAKELNANKGAALVVSGSNDVNVQTVVNAINNAINANGTTIDWSVLNNTRQGIDADFVKLVEDMNAGAVNTLLVYGANPAYSWFDADKFKAGLKKVKTTISFAGKVDETAELCKFVAPDHHYLESWGDAEAKTGHFSLIQPTIYPLFKTRQWQDSLLKWSGASTDYLAYLKNYWSTKLGGTTGWDKALQDGVINPTGETAAKAASYNGASLANAVSAIGAAKKGGKVELVLYEKIAIGAGQGASNPWLQEMPDPITRATWDNYVIVSPAMARTLLDIDLNNGGQADSYEVNPPKKVVKVTVGNKSIELPTLIIPGTHPDTIGIAVGYGRSEKIGLSAANVGKNAFTLASLSNGVVNFDNNDVTITVTGEKYPVALTQTHSRYDTTQGNRTEVMKELTLAEYKAHPAEIREDRDKELQPFGGLAEYEKQGTIYPVYERPGIKWGMSVDLNSCTGCGACVVACTAENNVAVVGKPEVLRGHEMQWLRIDRYYSGDMDNPNVVFQPLMCQHCDNAPCENVCPVAATNHSSEGLNQMAYNRCVGTRYCANNCPFKVRRFNWADYTGADSFPDNQKGIVNDVVLNMSDDLTRMVLNPDVTVRSRGVIEKCSFCVQRLQEAKLKAKRESRPMVDSDIKVACQQACPTNAINFGNANDKHSAITKVRIDNPNRQFYSLEQLHVLPNVTYLAKVRNKEEEKEEKKEHA, encoded by the coding sequence ATTATGCTACCACTTATGTGCAGGATGGAGATGTAGTGAGTGTGCTGGCCAAAGTGCGCGACGGTCGCCCTATCAAGATCGAGGGCAACGAACTGAGTCCCATCACCCAGGGCGGTACTTCTGCCCGTGCACAGGCTTCGGTGCTCGACCTCTATGATACCGCGCGCCTGCGCTTCCCCACCATCGATGGTAAAGAAGTAACTTTTGAAGCGATTGATAAAGCGGTGGCCGCTTCTTTGAACGGTCCCGTAGTAGTACTTACCAGCACCGTGGTTTCTCCTTCCACCAAAGAAGCGATCAACCAGCTGCTGGCCAAATATCCCGGCAGCCGCCACGTTACTTATGATGCGGTTTCTTATTCAGCCCTGTTGCTGGCCAATGAGGCATCTTACGGTGTAAGAGGCATTCCTTCTTACCGCTTCGACAAAGCAAAAGCGATCGTAAGCCTCGATGCCGATTTCCTCGGCACCTGGTTGAGCCCGGTTGAATTTGCCAAACAATATGCTACCGGCAAAAAGATCAACGAGAAAAATCCGGAGATGAGCAAGCACATTCATTTTGAAAGCCTGGCCAGTCTCACCGGTTCCAACGCAGATGAAAAATATTTGCACCGCCCCTCTGAAACAGGTGCGGTAGCAGTAGCCCTGCTCAACGCCGTTAACGGCCAGGGTGCAACAGGCATCAGCGATGCCAAACTGAAAGCAGCTATTGAAAAAGCAGCCAAAGAACTGAACGCCAACAAAGGTGCAGCGCTGGTAGTCAGCGGCAGCAACGATGTGAACGTGCAAACAGTGGTGAACGCCATCAACAATGCGATCAACGCGAATGGTACCACCATCGACTGGTCGGTACTGAACAATACCCGCCAGGGCATCGACGCCGATTTTGTGAAACTGGTGGAAGACATGAATGCAGGTGCGGTAAACACCCTGCTGGTCTACGGCGCCAACCCCGCGTATAGCTGGTTTGATGCAGATAAGTTCAAAGCCGGACTGAAAAAAGTAAAAACGACTATTTCTTTCGCCGGTAAAGTAGATGAGACCGCAGAGCTCTGCAAATTCGTAGCGCCCGATCATCACTATTTGGAAAGCTGGGGCGATGCAGAAGCCAAGACCGGTCATTTCTCACTCATCCAGCCTACTATCTATCCTTTGTTCAAAACACGCCAGTGGCAAGACAGCCTGCTCAAATGGAGCGGCGCTTCTACCGATTACCTGGCTTACCTCAAAAATTACTGGAGCACCAAACTGGGTGGCACTACCGGATGGGATAAAGCACTGCAAGACGGTGTGATCAACCCCACTGGAGAAACAGCTGCTAAAGCTGCCAGCTATAACGGCGCTTCACTGGCCAATGCCGTATCGGCTATCGGTGCTGCTAAAAAAGGTGGAAAGGTAGAGTTGGTATTGTATGAAAAAATAGCCATCGGAGCCGGACAGGGCGCTTCCAACCCCTGGTTACAGGAAATGCCCGACCCCATTACCCGTGCTACCTGGGATAACTACGTGATTGTTTCACCTGCTATGGCCAGGACATTGCTCGACATCGACCTCAACAACGGCGGTCAGGCAGACAGCTACGAAGTGAACCCACCCAAGAAAGTGGTAAAAGTTACTGTTGGCAATAAGAGCATTGAATTACCCACCCTGATCATCCCCGGCACCCACCCCGATACCATCGGTATCGCAGTAGGTTATGGCCGCAGTGAGAAGATCGGTCTGTCTGCTGCCAATGTAGGTAAGAATGCATTCACCCTCGCTTCGCTCAGCAATGGCGTGGTGAACTTCGATAACAACGATGTTACGATCACTGTAACAGGCGAAAAATACCCGGTTGCGCTTACGCAAACACACAGCCGCTACGATACCACACAAGGTAACCGTACCGAAGTGATGAAAGAGCTGACGCTGGCTGAGTACAAAGCACATCCTGCAGAAATACGTGAAGACCGCGATAAAGAATTGCAACCGTTTGGCGGACTGGCCGAATATGAAAAGCAGGGTACCATCTATCCTGTATATGAAAGGCCGGGCATCAAATGGGGCATGAGCGTAGACCTCAACAGTTGTACCGGTTGCGGCGCCTGCGTGGTGGCTTGTACTGCCGAGAACAACGTAGCAGTAGTAGGTAAACCCGAAGTACTGCGCGGACATGAAATGCAGTGGCTGCGTATCGACCGCTACTACAGCGGCGACATGGACAACCCGAATGTGGTGTTCCAGCCGCTGATGTGTCAGCATTGCGATAACGCACCTTGTGAGAACGTTTGTCCGGTAGCCGCTACCAACCACAGCAGCGAAGGTTTGAACCAGATGGCTTATAACCGTTGCGTAGGTACCCGTTATTGCGCCAATAACTGTCCGTTTAAAGTACGCCGTTTCAACTGGGCCGATTATACCGGTGCCGACAGTTTCCCCGATAACCAAAAGGGTATTGTGAACGATGTGGTATTGAACATGAGCGACGACCTCACCCGCATGGTACTGAACCCCGATGTTACAGTACGTTCACGCGGTGTGATCGAAAAATGTTCCTTCTGCGTACAGCGTTTGCAGGAAGCCAAGCTGAAAGCCAAGCGCGAAAGCAGGCCGATGGTAGACAGCGATATCAAAGTGGCTTGTCAGCAGGCTTGTCCTACCAACGCCATCAACTTTGGTAACGCCAACGATAAGCACAGCGCTATTACCAAAGTGCGTATCGACAATCCGAACCGCCAGTTCTATTCGTTGGAGCAGTTGCACGTATTGCCGAACGTAACATACCTGGCCAAAGTGCGGAACAAAGAAGAAGAGAAAGAAGAGAAGAAAGAACACGCTTAA
- the nrfD gene encoding NrfD/PsrC family molybdoenzyme membrane anchor subunit, with protein sequence MHLKYESQLREPLVNGDKNYHQVTEDIVRPIEAKPPRLWYVGFFTAVALLMFGVYSVYRDVTYGIGQWNLNKTIGWGWDITNFVWWVGIGHAGTLISAILLLFRQGWRTGVNRAAEAMTIFAVMCAGQFPIFHMGRVWMAFFVLPYPNTRGPLWVNFNSPLLWDVFAISTYFTVSLLFWYSGLIPDFGTIRDRAFTKLRKRLYGIASFGWSGSTKHWQRHESLSLVLAGLSTPLVLSVHTIVSFDFATSVIPGWHTTIFPPYFVAGAIFSGFAMTQTLLLVVRKVFGLQDYITMGHIEAMNKVIVLTGSIVGVAYLTELFMGWYSQNKYEGYTFWYSRAYLFSPYGWSYWGMMACNVLSPQIFWFRKMRRNLFVTFFMSIIVNIGMWFERFVIIVTSLYRDYLPSSWSVYYSPTIWEVGFYAGTFGLFFTCFFLFAKYFPVIAIAEIKYVLKTTGENYKAKMTPIEEQSLEHFAHEQAHH encoded by the coding sequence ATGCATTTAAAGTATGAATCACAGCTCAGGGAACCGTTAGTGAATGGTGATAAGAACTATCACCAGGTAACGGAAGACATTGTTCGCCCTATTGAAGCCAAACCGCCGAGGTTGTGGTATGTGGGGTTCTTCACTGCTGTTGCCTTACTGATGTTTGGGGTGTACAGTGTTTACCGGGATGTAACCTACGGTATCGGGCAGTGGAACCTGAATAAAACGATCGGTTGGGGCTGGGACATCACCAACTTCGTATGGTGGGTGGGTATCGGTCACGCCGGTACGCTGATCTCTGCGATCCTGTTGCTGTTCCGCCAGGGATGGAGAACAGGGGTGAACCGTGCGGCGGAAGCGATGACCATCTTTGCGGTAATGTGTGCCGGACAGTTCCCTATCTTCCACATGGGTCGTGTGTGGATGGCTTTCTTCGTATTACCTTATCCTAATACACGCGGACCGCTGTGGGTGAACTTCAACTCACCACTGTTGTGGGACGTGTTTGCGATCTCTACATACTTCACTGTATCGTTGTTGTTCTGGTATTCCGGTCTGATCCCCGACTTCGGTACCATCCGCGACCGCGCTTTTACCAAACTGCGCAAACGCTTATACGGTATCGCTTCATTCGGATGGAGCGGTTCTACCAAACACTGGCAGCGTCATGAAAGCTTATCACTGGTACTCGCCGGTTTGAGTACGCCGCTGGTACTTTCAGTACACACCATCGTATCGTTCGACTTCGCCACTTCAGTGATCCCCGGATGGCATACCACCATCTTCCCGCCCTACTTCGTTGCAGGTGCGATCTTCTCTGGTTTTGCGATGACACAAACTTTGTTGCTGGTGGTGCGTAAAGTGTTTGGCCTGCAGGATTACATTACCATGGGGCACATTGAAGCGATGAACAAAGTAATTGTGTTGACGGGTTCCATTGTGGGTGTGGCATACTTAACAGAATTGTTCATGGGCTGGTACAGCCAGAATAAATACGAAGGATATACCTTCTGGTACAGCCGTGCTTACCTGTTCAGTCCTTATGGCTGGAGCTACTGGGGCATGATGGCTTGTAACGTATTGAGTCCGCAGATATTCTGGTTCCGCAAAATGAGAAGGAACCTGTTCGTGACCTTCTTCATGAGTATCATCGTGAACATCGGTATGTGGTTCGAACGTTTCGTGATCATTGTAACCTCACTGTACCGCGACTACCTGCCTTCCAGCTGGTCTGTATACTACAGTCCGACTATTTGGGAGGTTGGCTTCTACGCCGGAACCTTCGGATTGTTCTTCACCTGCTTCTTCTTATTCGCTAAATATTTCCCTGTGATAGCCATTGCCGAGATCAAGTACGTGTTGAAGACAACGGGAGAAAATTATAAGGCGAAGATGACGCCTATAGAAGAACAGAGCCTGGAACATTTTGCGCACGAACAAGCGCATCACTAA